DNA sequence from the Candidatus Hydrogenedentota bacterium genome:
GGCGGCGCTGCCGATGCTCATGGCGGGTTTCGGGTTCAGCGCGGGCATCTGCTGGCGCGGCACGCAGGACGAGCAGTACCCGGCGCACTTCGCGTGGGTCGGCCCGGACGGCAGTAAAATGGCCTATTACAAGCTCTGCGACAAGGGGAGCTATGGCCCCTTCGATTTTGCCGTGCGGCGGCCCATCAAGGAGAACGGGTACCAGGAGGAGGATGTGGACAAATACTTTGTCCCGTACTTCGCCGACGAGGCGGCGCGCACCGTGGCGCCGCTGGTGCTGATGCTGGACGCGATAGACCACCAGCGTCCCGACCCGAAAATGCCCTGGCTGCTGGACCAGCTCCGCGCGAAACACCCGGAAACCGAGTTTGTCTGGGGGACGCTGGAGGAGTACGGGCGGGAACTGGCGAAGCATGTGGACGAACTGCCTGAGCGGCGGGGGGAACTGCGCCAGCCCGTGCTGGACGGCAAGCGGCTGGGCCAGTACCTCATCGTCCACACCATCTCGTCGCGCTATGACCTGAAGCGGAAGAACGACCTGGGGCAGGCGCTGCTGGAGAAATGGGCGGACCCGATGGCGCTCTTCGAGCGGATGGACGGGGGCGCCTCCGCGCCGGGTTTCCTGGACAAGGCCTGGCAGTACCTCCTGCGCAACCACCCCCACGACTCCATCTGCGGGTGCAGCATTGACCAGGTTCACCGGGACATGCACTACCGCTTCGACCAGGCGGCGCTGCTCGGGGACGGCGTGGTCCGCCGTGCCATGGCGCGGCTGGCGCCGGCTTCGGGAGAGGCGGAGGACTGGGTGAACCTTGCGGCGCACAACCCGCTGCCCTTCGCGCGGAAGGGCGTGTTTGACCTGGCGCTGTATTTCCCCGCCGACTATGCGGAGAAGACGGGGAACGCCTACGTGGACGGGCTGGCCTGGGGCGAGCGGTACAACAAATTTGATCTGGTGTTGCCGGACGGCACGCGGGCGCCGTACCAGCATGTGCGGGTGGAACGGCAGCGGGAATGCCGCAGGCTGGACGCGCTGGGCCGGGAAAGCATGACCTTCGGCGACATCTACCATGTGGCGGTGGCGCTGGAGCTGCCATCCTGCGGCCATGCCGCCCTGCGGATAGAAAGCACCGGCGAGGCCACGCGCACTTTCGGCTCCCTGATGACGGGGCCGCTCCGCGCGGAGAATGCGGCCATCGCCTTTGAACTGCATCCCGACGGCACGGGCACGCTGACGCGGCTTGCGGACGGGTGCGTGTTCTCCGGCCTGTTCCAGTATGAGGACTGCGGCGAGCGGGGGGACGGCTGGACGCGGGGGCAACTGCTCAACGACATCGTCTTCCGGAGCCCCGGCGCGCAGGTGATGACCGCCGTGGACGAGGACGGCCCCCTGCGGACGGTGTTCCGGGTGGAACGGGCTTTTCTCCTGCCCGGCGAGATGGACCAGCACACGGGCTGGCGCGGGGAAGACCGCGTCCCGCTGCGGGTCACGGATTTTATCACCGTGGAGAAGGGCAGCCCCGTGCTGAAGGTGCGGACGGTGATAGAGAACAGCGTGCTGGACCACCGGATGCGGGTGCTCTTTCCCACGACCGTCACTGCGGAGAAATCCTTCGCGGACACCCCCTTCGCGCTGGTCGAACGGGACATCGCCATTCCGGCGGCGTCCGCCCGGTGGCAGGAGCGGATCAACCCGGAGACGGCGTTCACCTCCCTCTTCGGCGTGAAGGACGACACGGGCGGGCTGGCGGTGCTGTCGGGCGGGGGGCTGCACGAGTATGCCGTGCTGGAGACGGCCCAGGCGTGCCTGGCGCTGACCCTGTTCCGGGGCTTCCGAAAAACTGTGGCGCAGCCCGCCGAGCCGGACGGGCAGTTGCAGGGCCGTCTTGAGTTCACCTACGCGCTGCTGCCCTTTGCCGGCGCGTTCGACCCTGTGGCCGCGCTGCGGCAGGTGGACCAGTTGCAGACGCCCGTGCGGGCGCACACGACACGGGCCGGGCTGCCTGCCACGCGGTCCTTCTTGGCGGTGGAGCACGGGAACGCCGTGGTCACGGCCATCAAGCCCGCCGATGACGGCAACGGCGGGGTCATCCGGTTCTGGAACCCAAGTCCGGAGGAGGTCACGGAGGGGTTCACCCTGCACCGGCCCCTTTCAGGGGCGTGGTTGTGCGACCTGAACGAGACCGCGAAAGAGGCGATTGCGCCCGACGGTGAATGGGTGCGGGTGACCGTGCCCGCGGGCGGACTGGCAACGGTGCGGTTTTTGTGGGAGGGGTGAAATGGTGGTTGACACACGAGGGTAATGGACGGGGTGAACATCCCCCGGCCCTGAAGGGCCACCCCCTTCCAAAGGGGGAACAAGCAGGCCATGAAGCGCGATCCCTTTAACGGGTACCAAGGCGGGGTAGTTACCCGGTCACTCGCGGAGGAGCACGTCGCAGGCGAGGCGGAGCCTTTTTAACAGGCGCTGGAAGGGACCGCCTTTTTGCGCGCGGGCGCGCAGGACCATGATCATCTTCCGCTGCATGCGGTAGCGGTCCAGTTTGGGCCGTTTGGGCGGGCGAACTTTTCCGTCCACCATTTCGAGGGGCGCCCAAAGTTTTTCCAGGGGGTAGCCGATGGTTTCCAAGTCGGCCGGGTCGAGTTCGGCCAGCACCCGCCGCATGAGGTCCAGTTTTTTGGGGTCATGCGCCAGTTCCGCCGCCCATTTTTTCACCGATGCCGTGGTGGGGCGCGTGTGCTGTTTCACGCCGATGGGATCGCCAAGCCCCCCGGCGGGCGCGGGGGCGGCATCTTTCTTTCCATACTCGATGGCGCCGCGCTCGTAGGGGATGCCGATGTGGCCGCAAATGCGGGCAAACCATACCTCCGGGTCCCGGACCAGGTCCTCGTAGCGCACATGGATGAAGGGTGTTTTGTCCTGACGCAGGAATGCGGCCAACGCGGGGACATAGCGTTTTATGACGGGGTTGTAGGCGTGGGCCGCCAGATAGTCGCCGTCAAAGAAGGAGTTGGCGTAGGAGGAGAACATGGCAACGGGGTGCCGGGTGATGACCACATACTTCGCGTCGGGGAAGACTTTCTGCATGAAGGGCAGGATAAGGGCGTAGGCCGGGGTTTTGTCCAGGCAGATGGGTTTCCCGCCGCCGCAGGCCTCCATGTAACGCCCATAGAGGATGTCACAGTAGGCCCGGCAGGCGTCCCAGTAGTCCGCCTCCCCCCGGGGAAGCTGGCAGACGAAAAGTTTTTGCGACTCCGCCGCCAGCACATGGTCATAGGGCGCCTTGTCCACCTTGTCCCACACCCCGAGATGGGCCAGGGGCGTGAGGAGGTGCGGCTCGGGCCCGCCCTGAATCATCGAGT
Encoded proteins:
- a CDS encoding sulfotransferase yields the protein MNPQMLFVIGAPRSGTTMLEHMLSAHSMIQGGPEPHLLTPLAHLGVWDKVDKAPYDHVLAAESQKLFVCQLPRGEADYWDACRAYCDILYGRYMEACGGGKPICLDKTPAYALILPFMQKVFPDAKYVVITRHPVAMFSSYANSFFDGDYLAAHAYNPVIKRYVPALAAFLRQDKTPFIHVRYEDLVRDPEVWFARICGHIGIPYERGAIEYGKKDAAPAPAGGLGDPIGVKQHTRPTTASVKKWAAELAHDPKKLDLMRRVLAELDPADLETIGYPLEKLWAPLEMVDGKVRPPKRPKLDRYRMQRKMIMVLRARAQKGGPFQRLLKRLRLACDVLLRE